One Glycine soja cultivar W05 chromosome 7, ASM419377v2, whole genome shotgun sequence genomic window, tattatgtACCCAATACTTATTTGTGAAGTTAGCTTTGATTTTGTTTGTGCCAACTGCAACATTTGAAAGATGTTTCTTTACAGTAATTTTTGTGAAGAATAGAATGTATTTTGTGAAGAATAGAATGTGAAATCACATAATAGATGAATGATTGAATAATTGTTTTATTGCATACATAGAGAGAGATATTTTTCATAGtattgacaataaaaaaatcataaaatatttttaaagtataaaaatacataaaaaaataattataatttataaaagtttaagcattttagatttattttgttataatattatatattatgtaaTACTTTAcgatattttacttttataaaaatattataaattatttattatctcCACTAAAAAATTTTATGGATCCACGTCGGTTATCACTGTGGAAGATGATTTTCGACCACAATaccatttttccttctttttgttctctCTCTTCACCTTTTCCAAATCCCACACCCCTACCATTTTGTGATTTCCTCCAGCAAAACGATCCTATACAACATTTCAAATTCCAATTCTCAAGAACCATAAAACAGGCAAAACTATAAAACAagtaataatgatattttgaaaaataaataaactttgtttgatgataaaaaaaaaaactttaatttttataacaacTTAAACGAACAGGTTTATCATTATGGTGCAGGGCACGCGCTATAACAGCAAGTTGGGAAATTAAATGAGAGGTGGAGAAAGTCACGTGAGTAACATGCAAAAGGGATGATCCTCTGTAACCAGGCGTTAACTGCTAAGATGGAAGACGTTCACTGGCTACATGTTAGTGGGTCAGCTTCGTAGCACTACCCACATGCTGAAGTTGAACCAACCCTCACAAATATTTGACCCAACCCTCCCAAATTCAGGAATCGTGAAGCATGTATCCTATTATGCCATTAGAGTAACAGTTTGATGACCaagcaaacaacaaaacaaaaattaatctgAAAACCAATTTGTCTTGCTCGATCTGCTTTAtactaattgatatttttattattgttcttaGGAATCAAAATGATACTTATAATACGAGTGACCTTTTTATGCTTTTGGGGTCGCTGGTGTCCAGTGTCCATAGTGTATAGAGACTAGTTATTACTGTCCAAAAAAACTGTTGagtgtcaataattttttgccTAAATTGGAAGCAAGAATTGAACTATTTTGTAAGACAACGCACCAAAATCCAGTCAATGTAATTTAGGGGCCATTTCACGATAAGGtggtctaaaaaaataattaaaacttaaattttaaattttccaataaaaaatatttattattgatatttataaagtaaaaaagatcatatataaaaacttcgtaccccattgcccagatgCTCTTTCCGGATTTGAATCCATGACCAAcaggtcaccaaggcacaactttaccgctgcaccagggctcgccctctaaAAAACatcatatatgttttaaaaaaaactacatataaagaattcaacatatttaaaataaaaaaatttattttacttggaTGAGCCCTATTGACAATAGTTTCTCTAAGTACAAAGTTACatagataaataattataatatatttctaGAAAGTACTAAGAAATTCcttaaaatgaaatttacaaaagtaaagagaaagagattgTTGGTTTCGATTTTAGGGTTTCACTAGCTCCCATGCATGTGAAAATGTGATTctcccttccttttttttaatcttatttttgcaTAGAGTCAACaatcattaagtttttttatttatatgactGCATGTATGTGTTGAGAAAGTCTGATGCTGTATTTGTTGTGAGTGAATTGTAGAGCCATCAAACACATGGTTTTCCTTCAAATAAAAGATAGTTGATTATACAATGCATGAATGTATTTATCGTGGAGTTATGAGTTATAAACTGTTAGTTTTTGAAATGTGAATAGTATGATAAGTATTTTcacaaatcaattaaattaaagagttttaaatgaattgaaataaaatatttcacgTATAATGTGAGATCATGTTATGTAACAATTCTTGAATTGTTagaattaaaacaattaaacttaaaattactaatttaacTCTAACTATTtcccattaaaaaaatagttgaatataattatgaaaaaatgacAGGTCTACgtgtaaaatattatattttttgcactgacatgatgaatacatgattaaATTCAACTATTTAATCATGTCAGCATGGTCATTATAACTATgctttaagtttattttattttaaaaagtttaacaaACCTTCCTTTTCCTTCGAAACATACTGTAGGAAATTTGTAAGAAGCATTTGGATGGTGAAATGTGAATCGCAgtattttgtaaataatcaCAGCAGTTCTCCGAAGATGGATATATTTTAGCCTAGCACCATAACACAAGGTAATTAAAGAACATTAGAACACATGAGCGCAAAATGCAAGTTACCAAAAGAGTGGAAGTCCAATTGATAGCAATTAAGAGTATCTCCAATGCATATTTCTTCCGGGTGTTTAATGGAAAGAAATcgcttcttaatttttttttgcacaggaACAAATTGAACAAATTGACATGACAGAGTACGTTCCTTCGTTGTTGAGAATAATTTCTTATATAAGAAACCAtacttaacaattaaaaaaatgattttctcaaacataacaaatatctaactattaaaaaattgattttctcaCATAGGACAGGTTTAACATGAGGGAAAATAAATGTCCAAGGGAAGAACAGGGAACATATAAACTCGTTGAACAACCACGATAAATCCCAAAAatcatcaaatttgaaaaaaaaaaagatttaaattcaGATTCAAGCAAAACAGTAAaggggaaaaaggaaaaaaccaaGCACAGCAAAGGTGACGGCAAATGCACCATGATAGAGGTGTTGTTGCCAGATGCGACCATGGCCGGAGGTGTTGACGTCAGTGAAGGTGACGTGAGACGCTACCATGGCCGAAGGTGGTGACGCGAAGTGAAGGTGAGACCAGACGAAGGTATTGCAACACGAAGGTGTTGTGGTGGTGGCTAGAGGTGTTGACGCCGACAAAGGTGACGCGAGACGAATGGGCCATGGCGGAGAGGAAGAAGATAGATAGGAGCAGAGGGGGAAGCTTCTAGAGGTGGTGAAGAGAGAAAGTGTTCTCTCGAGAAGATAGAAAGGCACAGAGTAGGTAGCCTAGGTAATAAATGAGGTGACACGATCTAGACCGTCCATTTTATTAATGAGGATGAATCTGGACTGTTGAATAGCTTAGGTAATTAATAAGGAAGGATTTTGAATGCTGATGGAAATGTTACCGTTGTGTAGTACCGTTGATTTGAAAATGATACCGTTGACCGTGTAGAAATGACCGTTGTGTAGCATTTTTTCATTGTGCTACACTATTCACTATAAATTTGTGCACGATACAACATGTTTTGCACAGTTCTTGTACtggtaatttttgttgtttttgctatcaagtgtcaattttttttattctctctgaAATAGATTCCAATCAGTATAATTATCGATGTTACTATAGTTATTTGCAAAACTAATCACTCCCTACTAgtgaaaattctcaaaatccTCCGTAATATGTTATGTATTGACCACCTCATACCagtgaaaatttttaaaatccaCCGCAGTATGTTATGTGTCCACTACCACCCCTTACTAgtgaaaattctcaaaatccaCCACAGTATATTATGTACCCACCACCCCCACACATGTGGTATATGCATCATTCATCCAATGTAGAGCCATCTACCAGGGGTAGTTCTCAAAATCCACAAATTTATAGTCAACCATCAACTCCCACTAACTCAAACATGTGTTATAGGCCTTCTTTATCCAATATTCCGCTTCCTAGCAATGAAATTGAATCACCCATCGGTGTTGACAATATTCAACTAGACGAAGGAGATCAAAATTCTGGTGGAAAAAAAGTCGCACCGCATTCTTGGTGACAGAAGATGTGATTCTTGTCCTATCGTGGCTGAATGTGTCAAAGGATTCAATTATAGGAGTTGACCAAACATCAAAGCAATATTGGGCAAGGATAAAAAATGCGTACAACAATGACGACGTGCATCAAAGTGGGCAATTTTGTGAAAGAAGTTGGACTCAATTAAAATCTCGGTGGAACATGATCCATCCTCCATTTCAAAAGTTTAACGGGTGTTACAAACAAGCAGATAAACATAGGAGAAGTGGAAGTTCAGAGAAGGATGTTTTGGCTGATGCTCATATGATTTACTCACAAGATACAGGTAAAAAATTTGAGATTGAGCATGCTTGGTTGTTGTTGAAAGATCAACCCAAATTTGATGCAGAATTTATGTCAAAGTGTTCAAAAAGAACAAAGGTTTCTGCTTCTGGAAATTACTCATCGTCTTCTAACCCAGAGACACCCGTTGAAGTCAAAGAATGTGATACGTCATCGCCAATGTCTCGCCCAATTGGACAAAAAGCAGCAAAAAGGAAAAGCAAAGGAAAAGAATCTCGTAACACTCTTGATTTATTTGGCATAGAAAGTGTAATGAAGGACAAAAATATGAACACATCAAAACTTATTCAGTTAAAGAAAGCACATGAATGGCGTATGGAGTATGAAATCCTCATGAAGGATACATCCAACATGTCTGAACAACAATGCAAAGACCACGAAAAGTATTGTGACCATATTAGGAAAAAACTAggatattaaatttttagttcttatgctAATGTTgtgtttgatatttaattttagcaATGTAGGTATTTGTTGTgtcttaaattcaaaattttatgttgTAAAACTAGTCGTTATCAAAGTAGTCGTTATAAAATTGGCAGTTGCAAAACTAGTTGTTATGAAAGTAACTATTGAAAAACTAGCCGTTGAAAAATTAGTTGTTATTAACGAAGCTATATAAATGTCCAATGTTTCATTATTCTGACATATTCTCATACAAAATACACaatatttctctcttatttcAAACACATTGGTTACCATATAATGGATCCAACCATCAATTTAGATGAAGTTTTAGATCAAATGATAGATGAGGAATTGGAAGACAACACCGATGAAGAAATCATTAGGTTGATACTTGAGAGCCAACAACAACTACATGGCAACACCACTAGGCATAGCCAAAGAAGAAGAGTGGTACATCATAATCGTGAAGAAGGTCATGATCGATTGTTCAAtgactatttttcaaaaaatcctgTGTACACAGAGATTCAATTCCAGAGAAGGTTTCGTATGTGAAGGCATGCGTTTCTCCAAATTGTAGACGCACTCAACAACCATGATGAATAGTTTCAAATGAGGGTTGATGCACTACGTCAAAAAGGCTTATCTCCATTGCATAAATGCACAATTGGTATTCGTATATTGGCTTATGGATCACCTGCTGACAGTGTGGATGAATACGTTTGAATTGATGAAACAACTGCAGTGGAATTCTTGGAGCGATTTGTATTAGGCATCTGCACCATATTTGGGAATGAGTACTTGAGGAGACCAAATAACAAAGGCACCGAACGCCTACTACAAATGGGAGCGGCACGCGGATTTCCAAGTATGTTAGGTTCCATTGATTGTATGCACTGGGAATGGAAAAATTGTCCAGTTGCTTGGAAAGGTCAATTTTGTTGAGGTGATCATCACAACCCAACAATCATTCTTGAAGTTATGGCATTACAAGACTTGTGGATTTGATATGCATTTTTTGGAACCGTCGGTTCAAATAATGACATTACTATGTTAAATGAATCTAATGTGTTTGATGAAGTTTTGTTAGGACGCACGCCCGCGATGTAATTCACAGTGAATAGAACCTAATATAATATGGGATACTATTTAGTGAATGACATTTATCCAGACTTTGCCATGTTTGTGAAGACCATCTCAATGCCACAAGGAGAAAAGCGAAACTTATTTGCATAACAACAAGAATCGGCAAGAAAGGATGTAGAACGGGCGTTTGGACGATATGCATATGAAGTTTTTAGACGATACACTTATAAGACAATATAACATTTGAGTAATGTATTTAAGACCATCATTTTAATACTTTATGTGTGATATTCTTTTATGTAGAAAATATTCTCTTAGGATCTTCAAAATCCCATGAAGACGTTAAtcctcataaaaaaaacatgtgttGTTGTTGACCTACTATGATGAAAGAAGTTACTCCCTGCTAAAGTACAAGACACACTATCCTTTGAGCATGAACCTTGCATGAAGAAAGGACATGTGTTTAATACAAACATTAAAGGCTtcaacaaattcaaaacctCAAACAAAAAACATAGTGGAGAATCCAATTGTTGAAAGACAACGAATACTTAGAGATGAATACTATATATAGAAGAAGTTTTGAAGAAACAAGACATGAATCATTTGTGTGAAACactctttcattcttttttgtAAAACCTTGTGTAAATTCTTGTAAAGATATAAATCTCTCAAAACATCTTGTATACCTTAAGAGTAAGGGTGAGTAAATGGATTCAACCCCACCCAAACCCGACATAAccgaactaaaaaaataaatttgggtGGGTTTGGACGGGTCAACAGGTGAGCAGGGTTTAAATTCAATCCCAAACTGTTTCTGACAATTGGGTTGgggttcaaattttttaattggtcgATACTCGACTCGATCCGatataagagtttaatttcaatttttagccTTTTGgccatttaatttcaattaaagagCCTAATGCAAAATTTTATGGAAttaaacaacaaagaaaaagattgaatgataaaatttgacTTGACAATATGGACCCAactcaaatgaataaattaagtaggaatttgaagaaaaaaaaattaagcccaAAGTGTCCTAGCCTAATTCGTTTGGACTCAACTGACCCACTCGTAACCTGTCAACCCGAACCCGCCCAACTTGAAGACAAAAAATAGTTAGAATTGTTCTTGTTTTGTAACTTATTGAATTGGCCCAGATTTCCTGAATTAGGCCCAAACCCAACCCTATGCTTAGCCCTacttgagagaaaagactaaaagtACTAAGTTATATATTTGTCTACTAGACAATCATACTTTAGTCAATGAACAATCTTTCAACAAATCTTGTTGTTTGTTTAGAGTCAGCAATgacttgataaaataaaaaatactagatCTAAGTCAAGTTTGGAGTAGAGCTTGCAAGTATAAGAGGCAAAAGTGATAGTGAacaatacttgtaactttgatAAGTTAATGAAAACTTGatagttatcaagaactaaatATAGTCTTATAGTTGAGACGGATCAATATAAATTCTTTATGTACTTTCTTGTTTAACTGAAAAAggactttgaatttttattagatctttcaaagaaaattgtttttctcatcttttattttttatattcatcaaACAATAAACATGTTTTATAGTCttagaaaaagttataaattttctaaaaacacaatttaactctctttttgtgttatttgcttctacaattttgaaaaatatacataacgtttttataaaaatgttttaaattttaagaaaaaatataatattttctaatatttaaaattataataattaaagtgaTTAATTTAACCCTAGTTATTCTCAATTTCAAGAAAACATTATAACATTTTGtgaaagttttaaatttgacaaaaaattattacaatataagtataattaaataatattttaataatatatattattagactatgtatatattatttcattatatatttttaaatattaaattagtagtataaacaaatacaaatacaaaaatgataatatataagaaataattaaagtatcaaatgattataaattacaaattataactacgtcaaatattaacaattgataaataaataaaaattataaagtataTCTAATTTATAGTCGATAGTAAAAACAAACTATTGATTTTTGGAGTTTGATTCTTTGATACAATTTATgtgggataaaaaaatattatttaaatattcattaacaaattttgattgattgtgttttattTATAAGCAACCTTATGAGAAAAAGGGATGAAATCGTAAtagttaaatagttaaataattgaataataatcaaTGGTCAAACTATTGAGAACAACACACGTTAagttatatatctatatatatatatatatatatatatatatatatatatatattaaaattaaattatatttataaacaatTAAGATTTGCTTAAAATGAATTGGCTTAagattaggatttttttttaaatttctataactaaaatattaattataaattattttaaacataaagataaataatataaacacggtaaattttaaaatgataaaaacacaACTTACCTATAAATGAATTGTATCAACAATATTATAAATGAATTGAAtggattattataaaaaaataaaggctaAAATGAAATGATCTTTTTAAACTTTTGCTCAAATTTAAAAGACATTTACtgtttaaaaatcaacaaacttctACAACTCAAAAATAGGTTTTCTGTACACGTGCAAAAATCTCCTTATAATGAAACAATAAGCTACGTTTTTAAATTGAAAGCATCAAGTATGAAATTGAcacataatgttttttttttttttgtatttcaacttaaataaaaataatgattgttcattttactttttataattttaatttataagttaaatatatgtttacattattttatttcacatttaatgatttataatcaaaatgttgatattgttattaaattttaacaaattttgctgacgttaattataaaaatgaaaatgttggTGGATGTTGTAATGTAAGAAAACGGAGGTAGCACATTTATACAATGTGAAAAGGAAAGGCATGCCAAAATTATGTGTGGAAACGACACTATCAAGGCAACGAAGTTTGACCCCTAAAATCATAGTTAAATGCTTAGGCTACCAATTGACATCTTTGTTCgtcaatttttttctcatatatttgaattcttttcataaaatttaaaatattttatagtgaaaatatattcaattatttacTTCAATAGGATCA contains:
- the LOC114420426 gene encoding glutathione S-transferase T2-like encodes the protein MIHPPFQKFNGCYKQADKHRRSGSSEKDVLADAHMIYSQDTGKKFEIEHAWLLLKDQPKFDAEFMSKCSKRTKVSASGNYSSSSNPETPVEVKECDTSSPMSRPIGQKAAKRKSKGKESRNTLDLFGIESVMKDKNMNTSKLIQLKKAHEWRMEYEILMKDTSNMSEQQCKDHEKYCDHIRKKLGY